In Anopheles gambiae chromosome 2, idAnoGambNW_F1_1, whole genome shotgun sequence, a single window of DNA contains:
- the LOC1276644 gene encoding putative phospholipase B-like lamina ancestor isoform X1 has translation MLKVVGASWHKTRIGSYILIGALMLAVAALFLADMERPSYNGTYCATTYWARNSGYRLEFWGQRNDLDQVPKGAVRACFRDSILTNGWSQLELESQSTYTDTVQAYAAGIMEGALTWHNIYMHWSNTIDAVCSKDEESEEFCDWLRGLITTNVDTVKKMADMKGKHDYYWYQIALFYDQLDGLEIGFRKGVKRSRMDYEIPKQDFLLMNAAVDIRDLKIYYTNFLMENSGLKPEPAKGIMLLKLLQQPNGQSKVLLGHTSDGSYSSMLRMVKKYTLRYHLSAETARTVVSAQAAEDEDRAVVPGTNIVFTGYPGVLASLDDFYVISGRRQHRLVAAGVKMENEHVDLWRKIDLVRSVSLAPRVMAANRLGHSGRSWARYFARNPSTGVKQWLVIDMSRFVGSNETEVELLATSPASVAVDQSVEDNDIAAGGGQDVVADGEHQRIVTKRMEDYVDDDFKEHLSSIRQVRMVTIPKAPEPVAGEELVVEPSVGHTFGSGMFWVVDQLPGRLHAEDITDKIVSDGYWLTNGVPYFKEALDIGQATANATNTTAPSSTMEKILQNITDLETLARFFRQSAYRGDLDQDEPAAFGNIDLKMYTETADGTVHFRAYSGPLYDPARSTPGQAAKRSIVKSEQLHQSTATDQKTATASHGDAATVASHPFDWSRILPFEVRHQGHPDVWDFEHITPEWAWI, from the exons ATGTTGAAGGTAGTCGGTGCTTCCTGGCATAAGACCCGTATAGGGTCGTACATACTCATCGGTGCACTGATGCTAGCAGTCGCTGCTCTATTCCTCGCCGATATGGAGCG TCCCAGCTACAACGGGACCTACTGTGCCACCACCTACTGGGCACGGAACTCCGGCTATCGGCTAGAGTTCTGGGGCCAGCGCAATGATCTCGACCAGGTGCCGAAGGGTGCGGTCCGTGCCTGCTTCCGGGACAGCATCCTAACGAACGGTTGGTCTCAGCTTGAGCTAGAATCTCAATCTACCTACACGGACACGGTGCAGGCGTATGCGGCTGGCATTATGGAGGGTGCACTGACGTGGCACAACATCTACATGCACTGGTCCAA CACGATCGATGCGGTCTGCTCGAAGGATGAAGAGTCGGAGGAGTTCTGCGACTGGTTGCGCGGTTTGATCACCACGAACGTGGACACGGTAAAGAAGATGGCCGATATGAAGGGCAAGCACGACTACTACTGGTACCAGATTGCGCTGTTCTACGATCAGCTGGATGGGCTCGAGATTGGCTTCCGGAAGGGTGTGAAGCGATCGCGCATGGATTACGAAATTCCTAAGCAGGACTTTCTGCTAATGAACGCCGCTGTCGATATACGCGACCTGAAGATCTACTACACCAACTTTCTGATGGAAAACAGTGGCCTGAAGCCGGAACCGGCAAAGGGAATTATGCTGCTcaagctgctgcagcaaccGAACGGACAGTCAAAGGTGCTGCTCGGCCACACGTCCGATGGTAGCTACTCGTCGATGCTGCGCATGGTGAAGAAGTACACGCTGCGGTATCACCTCTCAGCGGAGACGGCACGGACTGTTGTTTCCGCGCAGGCCGCGGAGGATGAGGATCGCGCCGTCGTGCCGGGTACGAACATTGTGTTTACCGGGTATCCGGGTGTGCTGGCATCGTTGGACGATTTCTACGTGATCAGTGGACGCCGCCAGCACCGGCTGGTGGCGGCCGGCGTGAAGATGGAAAACGAGCACGTGGATCTGTGGCGCAAAATCGATTTAGTGCGCTCGGTTTCGCTGGCACCGCGCGTAATGGCAGCGAATCGGCTGGGGCACAGTGGTCGGTCCTGGGCGCGGTACTTTGCCCGCAACCCGTCGACGGGTGTGAAGCAGTGGCTGGTGATCGATATGTCACGGTTTGTGGGAAGCAATGAGACTGAGGTGGAGCTGCTTGCAACCTCCCCGGCATCGGTGGCGGTGGACCAGTCAGTGGAGGACAATGACATTGCTGCTGGGGGCGGACAGGATGTGGTAGCGGACGGTGAACATCAGCGCATTGTAACGAAGCGGATGGAAGACTACGTGGACGATGATTTTAAGGAGCATCTGTCCTCGATCCGTCAGGTGCGGATGGTGACGATTCCAAAAGCACCCGAACCGGTCGCCGGGGAAGAGCTGGTGGTGGAACCCAGCGTTGGTCATACCTTTGGATCGGGCATGTTCTGGGTGGTGGATCAGCTGCCCGGTCGGCTGCACGCGGAAGACATCACCGACAAGATCGTGTCCGACGGGTACTGGTTAACGAATGGGGTGCCCTACTTCAAGGAAGCGCTCGACATCGGACAGGCTACGGCGAACGCAACCAACACTACCGCTCCGTCCTCCACGATGGAGAAGATCCTGCAGAACATTACCGACCTGGAGACGCTGGCACGCTTCTTCCGCCAGTCCGCCTACCGGGGCGATCTCGATCAGGATGAACCGGCCGCCTTCGGCAACATCGATCTGAAGATGTACACCGAAACGGCCGACGGTACGGTACACTTCCGGGCGTACTCGGGACCCCTGTACGATCCGGCCCGCAGCACCCCGGGCCAGGCGGCCAAACGGAGCATCGTGAAATCGGAACAGCTACATCAATCAACCGCCACCGATCAAAAGACAGCGACAGCGAGCCACGGCGACGCCGCCACGGTCGCTTCCCATCCGTTCGATTGGAGTCGAATACTGCCGTTCGAAGTGCGCCACCAGGGCCACCCGGATGTGTGGGACTTTGAGCACATCACACCGGAATGGGCGTGGATATGA
- the LOC1276644 gene encoding putative phospholipase B-like lamina ancestor isoform X2 produces the protein MEGALTWHNIYMHWSNTIDAVCSKDEESEEFCDWLRGLITTNVDTVKKMADMKGKHDYYWYQIALFYDQLDGLEIGFRKGVKRSRMDYEIPKQDFLLMNAAVDIRDLKIYYTNFLMENSGLKPEPAKGIMLLKLLQQPNGQSKVLLGHTSDGSYSSMLRMVKKYTLRYHLSAETARTVVSAQAAEDEDRAVVPGTNIVFTGYPGVLASLDDFYVISGRRQHRLVAAGVKMENEHVDLWRKIDLVRSVSLAPRVMAANRLGHSGRSWARYFARNPSTGVKQWLVIDMSRFVGSNETEVELLATSPASVAVDQSVEDNDIAAGGGQDVVADGEHQRIVTKRMEDYVDDDFKEHLSSIRQVRMVTIPKAPEPVAGEELVVEPSVGHTFGSGMFWVVDQLPGRLHAEDITDKIVSDGYWLTNGVPYFKEALDIGQATANATNTTAPSSTMEKILQNITDLETLARFFRQSAYRGDLDQDEPAAFGNIDLKMYTETADGTVHFRAYSGPLYDPARSTPGQAAKRSIVKSEQLHQSTATDQKTATASHGDAATVASHPFDWSRILPFEVRHQGHPDVWDFEHITPEWAWI, from the exons ATGGAGGGTGCACTGACGTGGCACAACATCTACATGCACTGGTCCAA CACGATCGATGCGGTCTGCTCGAAGGATGAAGAGTCGGAGGAGTTCTGCGACTGGTTGCGCGGTTTGATCACCACGAACGTGGACACGGTAAAGAAGATGGCCGATATGAAGGGCAAGCACGACTACTACTGGTACCAGATTGCGCTGTTCTACGATCAGCTGGATGGGCTCGAGATTGGCTTCCGGAAGGGTGTGAAGCGATCGCGCATGGATTACGAAATTCCTAAGCAGGACTTTCTGCTAATGAACGCCGCTGTCGATATACGCGACCTGAAGATCTACTACACCAACTTTCTGATGGAAAACAGTGGCCTGAAGCCGGAACCGGCAAAGGGAATTATGCTGCTcaagctgctgcagcaaccGAACGGACAGTCAAAGGTGCTGCTCGGCCACACGTCCGATGGTAGCTACTCGTCGATGCTGCGCATGGTGAAGAAGTACACGCTGCGGTATCACCTCTCAGCGGAGACGGCACGGACTGTTGTTTCCGCGCAGGCCGCGGAGGATGAGGATCGCGCCGTCGTGCCGGGTACGAACATTGTGTTTACCGGGTATCCGGGTGTGCTGGCATCGTTGGACGATTTCTACGTGATCAGTGGACGCCGCCAGCACCGGCTGGTGGCGGCCGGCGTGAAGATGGAAAACGAGCACGTGGATCTGTGGCGCAAAATCGATTTAGTGCGCTCGGTTTCGCTGGCACCGCGCGTAATGGCAGCGAATCGGCTGGGGCACAGTGGTCGGTCCTGGGCGCGGTACTTTGCCCGCAACCCGTCGACGGGTGTGAAGCAGTGGCTGGTGATCGATATGTCACGGTTTGTGGGAAGCAATGAGACTGAGGTGGAGCTGCTTGCAACCTCCCCGGCATCGGTGGCGGTGGACCAGTCAGTGGAGGACAATGACATTGCTGCTGGGGGCGGACAGGATGTGGTAGCGGACGGTGAACATCAGCGCATTGTAACGAAGCGGATGGAAGACTACGTGGACGATGATTTTAAGGAGCATCTGTCCTCGATCCGTCAGGTGCGGATGGTGACGATTCCAAAAGCACCCGAACCGGTCGCCGGGGAAGAGCTGGTGGTGGAACCCAGCGTTGGTCATACCTTTGGATCGGGCATGTTCTGGGTGGTGGATCAGCTGCCCGGTCGGCTGCACGCGGAAGACATCACCGACAAGATCGTGTCCGACGGGTACTGGTTAACGAATGGGGTGCCCTACTTCAAGGAAGCGCTCGACATCGGACAGGCTACGGCGAACGCAACCAACACTACCGCTCCGTCCTCCACGATGGAGAAGATCCTGCAGAACATTACCGACCTGGAGACGCTGGCACGCTTCTTCCGCCAGTCCGCCTACCGGGGCGATCTCGATCAGGATGAACCGGCCGCCTTCGGCAACATCGATCTGAAGATGTACACCGAAACGGCCGACGGTACGGTACACTTCCGGGCGTACTCGGGACCCCTGTACGATCCGGCCCGCAGCACCCCGGGCCAGGCGGCCAAACGGAGCATCGTGAAATCGGAACAGCTACATCAATCAACCGCCACCGATCAAAAGACAGCGACAGCGAGCCACGGCGACGCCGCCACGGTCGCTTCCCATCCGTTCGATTGGAGTCGAATACTGCCGTTCGAAGTGCGCCACCAGGGCCACCCGGATGTGTGGGACTTTGAGCACATCACACCGGAATGGGCGTGGATATGA